The DNA window GTGCTGGAACTGGCCGCACTGGGCGTGGATGTCACCCCTGCGCTGAAGGTCTCCAGCTACGAAGCCCCCGCCAAGCGCGGCAAGGGTGTCATCGTCAAGGATGCCGCCGAACTGGTGGCCGCGCTGAAGCAGAAGGGTCTGCTCTGAGCAGGCCGCAGGAGAGCATACGATCATGAGCAAGATTCTCGTCATCGCCGAACACCATGCCGGCAAACTGAACCCGGCCACCGCGCGCGCCATCAGTGCCGCTGCCGCCATCAAGCCCGAAGCCATCGACGTGCTGGTGCTGGCCGACCAGGTCGAGGCCATCGCCGCCGAAGCCGCGACCATCAGCGGCGTCAGCCGCGTGCTGACCGTGGCTCGCGCCGAAAACGCACAGCCGCTGGCGGCCGTGCTGGCCCCGCAGATCGCCAGGCTGGCCGAAGGCTACAGTCATCTGCTGATCGCCTCCACCACCTTCGGCAAGGATGTGGCTCCCCGCGTCGCCGCCCTGCTCGGCGTGGCCCAGATCAGCGATCTGATGAGCGTGGAGTCCGCCCACGTGTTCAAGCGCCCGGTCTATGCCGGCAACGCCATCATCACGGTTGAAGCCCCCAGCGATCGCATCGTGGTCGCCACGGTCCGTTCCGCCTCGTGGCAGGCCGCGCCCGGCGGCGGCTCGGCCCCTGTCGAAGCCGTGTCGGTGGACGTCGCCCTGCCGAGCCACACCCGCTATATCGGGCTGGACAGCGGCGAAAGCGATCGTCCTGACCTGCAGAGTGCCGCCAAGGTGGTCTCCGGCGGTCGCGGCGTCGGCTCGGCCGAGAACTTCAAGCTGGTCTATGACTTCGCCGACAAGATCGGTGCAGGCGTCGGCGCCTCGCGCGCCGCCGTGGATGCAGGCTACGTGCCTTCGGACATGCAGGTCGGCCAGACCGGCAAGATCATCGCACCGGAGCTGTATATCGCCATCGGTATCTCGGGCGCCATCCAGCATCTGACCGGCATCAAGGACGCCGGCACCATCGTGGCGATCAATGCCGATGCCGAAGCGCCGATCTTCGAAGTGGCCGACTTCGGTCTGGTCGGCGATCTGTTCAAGCTGGTGCCGGAACTGAGCGCCGCCATCGACGGCTGAGTCCAGCTGCACCTCGCCGGGCCGGCCTGATGGCGGCCCGGACATGACGAAGGCCGTGGGCACCCGCTCGCGGCCTTCGTGTTTGATGCGACCGCGGGTCCTGCTTCCAGGACTCCCGCTTCAACCGTTCCCGAAAGCCGCCGGTTCCTGCAGCCGGCCATGCTGCAGATGGATGCGGCGATTGCACAGCTTGTCCAGGGTGGCCGGCTGATGCGAAGCCAGGACCAGAATGCTGGCCTGGCGCACGATCTGCTGCAGTCGATCTTCGGCCCGCTCCACAAAGTCGGCATCGCCGACGCTCAGCCATTCGTCCATCAGCAGGATTTCGGGCTGCACCGCCGTGACCGTGGAGAACGCCAGGCGCAGCACCATGCCGCTGGAATAGGTCCGCACCGGCATGTCCAGATAATCACCCAAGCCGGAAAACTCGGCGATGGACGGTCTCAGTGCCAGGATCTGCGGCCGGCTCAGGCCCAGGATCAAGCCCCGGATCAGCATGTTTTCATAGCCGGTGGCTTCATGGTCCATGCCCAGGGTGACATCGATCAGGCTGGTCACCGTTCCTTCCACCGTCAAGCGGCCGCTGGTCGGCGCATAGACGCCGGCCAGCATCCGCAGCAACGAGGTCTTGCCGGCCCCGTTGTGCCCTTCGATGCCCAGCCGGTCGCCTTCACGCAGTTCCAGGCTGACATCCTGCAAGGCCTGGACCACGGTGACGTGGCGACTGGCCGCCGCCAGCCGGCCGCCGCTGACGGCGGCCAGCGCGGTCTTCTTCAGCGACTGGTTGGAGGCGCCATAGACCGGCAAGGCCAGCCCGCAGTGTTCAAGACGGATCAGGCTCATGACTTACACCCAGAAAGCGATGCGGCGATGGCAGCGCGCAAACAAGGGCCAGGCGATGGCATACAGCAGCACGATCATGCCGCCGACCGCGGCATAGGTGTGCGGCGACGGCACGCCGTGGTAGATGGGCTCGCGCAGGATTTCCACAAAGGGATACAGCGGATTCAAGTCCACCCAGCCGGAACGTTCCGGGCCCAGCAGCTGCGGCTTCCAGAATACCGGAGTCAGAAAGAACACCAGCTGCAGGACACTGGCCACGATCTGCTGCATGTCACGGAAGCGGGCGCAGAACAGGCCCAGCAGCAGCCCAGCCGGAAAGGCCGCCAGCATCGTCAGCGCTACGCCGGGCAGCAGCATCAGCCAGCTGAGGCGAGGCTGCAGATGGAAGTACAGCATCACCGGCACATAGGCCAGCAGGTTGTGGCCG is part of the Frateuria aurantia DSM 6220 genome and encodes:
- a CDS encoding electron transfer flavoprotein subunit alpha/FixB family protein, coding for MSKILVIAEHHAGKLNPATARAISAAAAIKPEAIDVLVLADQVEAIAAEAATISGVSRVLTVARAENAQPLAAVLAPQIARLAEGYSHLLIASTTFGKDVAPRVAALLGVAQISDLMSVESAHVFKRPVYAGNAIITVEAPSDRIVVATVRSASWQAAPGGGSAPVEAVSVDVALPSHTRYIGLDSGESDRPDLQSAAKVVSGGRGVGSAENFKLVYDFADKIGAGVGASRAAVDAGYVPSDMQVGQTGKIIAPELYIAIGISGAIQHLTGIKDAGTIVAINADAEAPIFEVADFGLVGDLFKLVPELSAAIDG
- a CDS encoding ABC transporter ATP-binding protein; this translates as MSLIRLEHCGLALPVYGASNQSLKKTALAAVSGGRLAAASRHVTVVQALQDVSLELREGDRLGIEGHNGAGKTSLLRMLAGVYAPTSGRLTVEGTVTSLIDVTLGMDHEATGYENMLIRGLILGLSRPQILALRPSIAEFSGLGDYLDMPVRTYSSGMVLRLAFSTVTAVQPEILLMDEWLSVGDADFVERAEDRLQQIVRQASILVLASHQPATLDKLCNRRIHLQHGRLQEPAAFGNG
- a CDS encoding ABC transporter permease — translated: MSAVSPTLSSSRGSLASAWQDLTRAWVRREVWMTLGWQDIKQRYRRSMLGPLWITLTMLITICGLGPLYGLLFKLPVADFIPYLAMGIISWGLISNLILDGCQVYVGSERLIRSVNLPMSSYVLQSLYRNLIIFGHNLLAYVPVMLYFHLQPRLSWLMLLPGVALTMLAAFPAGLLLGLFCARFRDMQQIVASVLQLVFFLTPVFWKPQLLGPERSGWVDLNPLYPFVEILREPIYHGVPSPHTYAAVGGMIVLLYAIAWPLFARCHRRIAFWV